A genomic stretch from Erigeron canadensis isolate Cc75 chromosome 9, C_canadensis_v1, whole genome shotgun sequence includes:
- the LOC122583368 gene encoding uncharacterized protein LOC122583368, which produces MSSYVDNGSSTRPPMFDKDDFSGWKGRMSLFLESIDHNMPDILTDGPYVPTQTLVVDAVVRDGHPTIHATVKTIVKDRADWGDEDRRLANLDVRARNFIVQAVPKNIYHSIKMCSTAKKMWGTLTIMFEGCSTSMESTITTLTRRYERFFSLRNESLIDTHTRFNALVNDLAAVGITKKIEVLKSKVLDSLPPKWNNYISSVKLSFVYHDLDLPGLFGLLHNQECSEAKKLIVMGDSYSQPPTALVASMTKHPSSISNEIIPCINESCSVISKIESICSESEVEESDGDELANEVAMLADRIRRRSFGKFKGKGKSGQADKTKKPFDMSKVTCYKCGKTGHMAGDCTSKESVQAGSSKGGRNEKYSKLKTKYKALKAQVAELSKNVEKDEKSLIAKDWAESDTSSEDEEYTNEKCLMAKEMLKISQDCKSNLSQLTKLQPVRLLHLRDIMMHIPGTWTVGVPSI; this is translated from the coding sequence ATGTCATCTTATGTTGATAATGGTTCATCAACCCGACcacctatgtttgataaagatgatttcagtgggtggaAAGGTCGTATGTCTTTGTTCCTTGAATCCATTGACCACAATATGCCTGATATCTTGACTGATGGTCCTTATGTACCTACACAGACTCTTGTTGTAGATGCAGTGGTAAGGGATGGTCATCCAACCATCCATGCCACAGTTAAAACCATTGTCAAAGACAGGGCAGATTGGGGGGATGAGGATAGGAGACTTGCAAACTTGGATGTGAGGGCACGTAACTTCATTGTCCAAGCTGTGCCAAAGAACATTTATCATTCTATTAAAATGTGTTCTACTGCTAAAAAGATGTGGGGTACTCTGACTATCATGTTTGAAGGTTGCTCTACCTCCATGGAATCTACCATTACCACCTTAACAAGGAGGTATGAAAGATTCTTCTCTTTGAGGAACGAGTCCTTAATAGACACTCATACCCGTTTTAATGCTTTGGTTAATGATCTAGCTGCTGTTGGTATTACCAAGAAAAttgaagttttgaaaagcaAGGTTTTAGATTCATTACCACCAAAGTGGAACAATTATATTTCTTCTGTAAAACTAAGTTTTGTGTATCATGATCTTGATCTCCCTGGACTTTTTGGTTTACTCCATAATCAAGAATGTTCAGAGGCTAAAAAGCTGATTGTTATGGGTGATTCTTATAGTCAGCCTCCTACTGCACTTGTTGCATCCATGACTAAACACCCTAGTTCAATATCCAATGAGATCATTCCCTGTATCAATGAATCGTGTTCTGTGATTTCTAAAATTGAATCTATttgttctgaatctgaagtTGAAGAATCTGATGGTGATGAGTTAGCCAATGAAGTGGCTATGTTGGCTGATAGGATAAGAAGGAGATCCTTTGGAAAGTTTAAAGGTAAAGGTAAAAGTGGACAAGCCGATAAGACCAAGAAACCATTTGATATGTCCAAAGTCACTTGCTACAAGTGTGGTAAGACTGGACATATGGCTGGTGATTGTACATCTAAGGAGTCTGTGCAAGCTGGGTCATCCAAAGgtggaagaaatgaaaaatactcCAAGCTCAAGACAAAATACAAAGCTCTCAAAGCACAAGTTGCTGAGCTGAGTAAGAATGTTGAGAAAGATGAGAAGAGTCTGATAGCCAAAGATTGGGCTGAAAGTGATACTTCttcagaagatgaagagtaCACAAATGAGAAGTGTCTTATGGCCAAAGAGATGCTGAAGATCTCACAAGATTGCAAGAGCAATCTGAGTCAGCTCACAAAGCTTCAACCAGTCAGACTACTCCACCTGAGGGATATCATGATGCACATACCTGGCACTTGGACagtgggtgttccaagcatatga
- the LOC122581764 gene encoding zinc finger A20 and AN1 domain-containing stress-associated protein 5 — protein MAQRTEKEETEFKSVPETITLCINNCGVVGNPSTKNMCQNCFNTVTSASPSSSSASVTLSLQQRNRRSGGLIRSPTKSNVNINDDLVLVPDETAGRSTDTVDDVVKKPTKVVNRCSGCRKRVGLTGFRCRCGDLYCAEHRYSDRHDCSYDYKTAGREAIARDNPVVKAAKIVRI, from the coding sequence atgGCACAAAgaacagaaaaagaagaaacagaaTTCAAAAGTGTCCCGGAAACAATAACCTTATGTATCAACAACTGTGGTGTTGTAGGGAATCCATCAACAAAAAACATGTGTCAAAATTGTTTCAATACTGTCACGTCAGCATCTCCTTCATCATCATCTGCATCGGTTACGTTGTCGTTACAACAACGTAACCGAAGATCTGGGGGATTAATAAGATCCCCCACAAAGTCAAACGTTAATATTAATGACGATTTGGTGTTGGTTCCCGATGAGACAGCTGGCAGAAGTACGGATACTGTTGATGATGTGGTTAAAAAACCGACAAAAGTTGTCAACAGATGTTCTGGGTGTAGAAAACGTGTCGGTTTGACAGGTTTTAGGTGTCGGTGTGGTGATTTGTATTGTGCCGAACATCGGTATTCAGATCGACATGATTGTAGCTATGATTATAAGACAGCGGGACGTGAAGCTATTGCTAGAGATAATCCGGTTGTTAAAGCGGCTAAAATTGTTaggatttga